In Candidatus Sulfurimonas marisnigri, a single genomic region encodes these proteins:
- a CDS encoding glycosyltransferase family 9 protein produces the protein MNILICRTDKLGDFITALPAIYVLKHYNPQNKIIVCIAPLNKALAESCDFIDEVVVDKGQSLWSLASTLRTCKIDTSIALFSNTRIAVASVLAGIAKRIAPATKIAQIFYTQRVLQRRSEVKMAEFEYNLELTQALFPDISLEYKKPLLEFNDSKKVYDIFRINNGIEKEVIAFHVGFGGSSDANWNLDEYEILIREVLKKNKYQVVLTFGPDEKELYEEMQSRFIDEGVVFYLSLDGLIYFAKLISSFKLFISTSTGTYHLASLVGCPTMTFFGDSLFASSKRWKSVGEEALQQHFMLPQDKEKRNKIFENVKNKIRKI, from the coding sequence TTGAATATTTTAATCTGTCGTACAGATAAGCTTGGAGACTTTATAACTGCTCTTCCAGCTATCTATGTATTAAAGCACTATAATCCTCAAAATAAGATTATAGTTTGCATCGCTCCACTTAATAAAGCACTAGCAGAGTCTTGTGATTTTATAGATGAGGTAGTTGTAGATAAAGGGCAAAGTCTATGGAGTTTAGCTTCAACTCTTCGTACATGTAAGATAGATACTTCAATAGCCCTTTTTTCAAATACTCGCATAGCGGTTGCTTCAGTGTTAGCCGGCATTGCAAAACGAATTGCCCCTGCAACAAAAATAGCCCAAATTTTTTATACACAAAGAGTTTTACAAAGAAGAAGCGAAGTCAAGATGGCTGAGTTTGAGTATAATTTAGAACTCACCCAAGCACTATTTCCTGATATAAGCTTAGAGTACAAAAAACCACTTTTAGAGTTTAATGATTCTAAAAAAGTATATGACATCTTTCGTATAAATAATGGCATAGAAAAAGAGGTAATAGCTTTTCATGTAGGTTTTGGCGGCTCATCAGATGCCAACTGGAACTTGGATGAGTACGAGATACTGATTCGTGAGGTTTTAAAAAAAAATAAATATCAAGTGGTGTTGACTTTTGGACCTGATGAAAAAGAGCTGTATGAAGAGATGCAAAGTAGATTTATAGATGAAGGTGTTGTTTTTTACCTATCTCTTGATGGCTTGATATACTTTGCTAAACTTATAAGCAGTTTTAAACTTTTTATCAGTACGTCAACAGGCACTTATCATCTCGCTTCACTTGTTGGCTGTCCGACTATGACTTTTTTTGGCGATAGTTTGTTTGCAAGTTCTAAAAGGTGGAAAAGTGTAGGTGAAGAAGCCTTGCAACAACATTTTATGTTGCCTCAAGATAAAGAAAAAAGAAATAAAATATTTGAAAATGTTAAGAATAAAATAAGAAAGATTTAG
- a CDS encoding glycosyltransferase family 4 protein — translation MRNKNLLEFCLSPDLGGLELFVANCFNDFRTKGSCKIAVAPDKKLDNYLEGKDKFYIKRNKFFPIIPALKLARFIDKSDIDVVHFHWTKDIGTVVLAKVLSKKKPKIIQTRNMTMTRFKDDFYHKWLYKNIDTIHAVTYQVKEQLERFIPKDVCPKVEVVYMGTKELDIKQQKVQSLKDKYNLTDEFIVGIVGRIEEGKGQWIVIEAISMLKELNIKVVIVGHTMDENYLESLKQKVKDLGVEDKIIFTGFTKEVDAHMKLFDVNILATPKETFGLVVIEAMVNKVCMIATNSGGPLEIIEDGVDGLLFDRSSEDLAEKIKLLYANKTLKESLALSGYEKAKEKFEASKQNEKLLNILKGM, via the coding sequence ATGAGAAATAAAAATCTTTTAGAGTTTTGCTTATCTCCAGATTTGGGTGGTTTAGAACTTTTTGTTGCTAATTGCTTTAATGATTTTCGAACAAAAGGTAGCTGCAAAATAGCTGTCGCGCCAGATAAAAAATTAGATAACTATCTTGAGGGTAAAGATAAATTCTATATAAAAAGAAATAAATTTTTCCCAATTATCCCTGCTTTAAAACTAGCAAGATTTATAGATAAGAGTGACATTGATGTAGTCCATTTTCATTGGACTAAAGATATAGGCACCGTTGTTCTAGCAAAAGTGCTTAGCAAAAAGAAACCTAAAATTATTCAAACTAGAAACATGACTATGACCAGATTTAAAGATGATTTTTATCATAAATGGCTCTATAAAAATATAGATACGATACATGCAGTCACATATCAGGTTAAAGAGCAATTGGAGAGGTTTATACCAAAAGATGTCTGCCCAAAAGTTGAAGTAGTTTATATGGGAACAAAAGAGCTTGACATAAAACAGCAAAAAGTGCAAAGTCTCAAAGATAAATATAACTTAACAGATGAATTTATAGTAGGAATTGTTGGTCGCATAGAAGAGGGTAAAGGGCAGTGGATTGTAATTGAGGCAATCTCTATGCTAAAAGAGCTAAATATAAAAGTAGTCATAGTAGGGCACACAATGGATGAGAACTATCTTGAAAGCTTAAAACAAAAAGTAAAAGATTTGGGTGTTGAAGATAAGATAATCTTTACAGGGTTTACCAAAGAGGTGGATGCACATATGAAGTTATTTGACGTTAATATCCTGGCAACACCAAAAGAGACCTTTGGGCTAGTGGTTATAGAGGCTATGGTAAATAAAGTTTGCATGATAGCAACAAATAGTGGTGGTCCATTAGAAATAATTGAAGATGGTGTTGATGGTTTGCTTTTTGATAGAAGCAGTGAAGATTTGGCTGAAAAAATCAAACTGCTTTATGCAAACAAAACTCTTAAAGAGAGTTTAGCTTTAAGCGGGTATGAAAAAGCTAAAGAGAAGTTTGAAGCAAGCAAGCAGAATGAGAAGTTGTTAAATATATTAAAAGGGATGTAG
- a CDS encoding lipopolysaccharide kinase InaA family protein: MSYKIQYNKQFENFKNILLNIKSIFSQNSQTIHLARNELKIIEIENISTVVKAFRVPNVLNQFVYAYLRKSKAYKAFHNATILHDLHVSTPEPIGYIEFFKFALLKESFFISKEFKYDFTIAHIRDEQPEYKKNVLEDFAEFTYYIHTKGVWHVDYSGGNILVKKDGDKYLFSLVDINRMKFRTISNYEGLENFNKLWFNEEDLTTIAKAYSKLASLDENRAIDEILMQDKKLKDKVLLKRKLRGVRN; the protein is encoded by the coding sequence ATGTCATACAAAATTCAATACAACAAACAATTTGAAAACTTTAAAAATATACTTTTAAATATTAAGTCGATTTTTTCACAAAATTCACAAACGATTCATTTAGCAAGAAATGAATTGAAAATCATAGAAATAGAAAATATAAGTACAGTTGTAAAAGCTTTTAGAGTTCCAAATGTTTTAAATCAATTTGTTTACGCATATCTAAGAAAGTCAAAAGCTTATAAAGCTTTTCATAATGCCACTATACTTCATGACCTACATGTAAGCACCCCTGAGCCTATTGGTTATATAGAGTTTTTTAAATTTGCTCTTTTAAAAGAGAGTTTTTTTATCTCTAAAGAGTTTAAGTATGATTTTACAATTGCGCATATCAGAGATGAGCAGCCAGAATATAAAAAAAATGTTTTGGAAGATTTTGCAGAGTTTACATACTATATTCATACAAAAGGTGTCTGGCATGTTGATTATTCAGGAGGGAACATACTCGTTAAAAAAGATGGGGATAAATATCTTTTTTCTCTTGTAGATATCAACCGTATGAAATTCAGAACAATCTCTAACTATGAAGGTCTTGAAAATTTCAACAAACTTTGGTTTAATGAAGAAGATTTAACAACTATTGCAAAAGCTTACTCTAAACTTGCATCTCTTGACGAAAACAGGGCAATAGATGAAATTTTAATGCAAGACAAAAAACTAAAAGACAAAGTGCTGTTAAAACGAAAACTTAGAGGTGTAAGAAACTAA
- a CDS encoding glycosyltransferase family 32 protein codes for MSFPIIVANRLIKVLGTITKTLCYPFHYIFPKKRFKIPEISKPIFASKKISKIPKIIWQTNYTNNVSLPVYLNYLFNRLMSLDHEYRYVSTEARLEYMKTNAPKEMSEAFEQLTDGASQADFWRMFVLNHIGGTYMDIDAHLVWPLSKIIKPDDTEVFLLTKQHYSNYFIASQKNNPVLEKSLNIIVDNIVNKKLGSGVYDLTGPSVLNIAISDKKVNHRFYRITCVQGSFTNEYFQYIDKPRGKWTHAKKEDLIKG; via the coding sequence ATGTCATTTCCAATTATAGTTGCAAATCGTCTAATTAAAGTATTGGGAACAATTACCAAAACTTTATGTTATCCGTTTCATTATATTTTTCCAAAAAAGCGTTTTAAGATTCCTGAAATCAGCAAACCTATTTTTGCATCAAAAAAAATAAGTAAGATTCCAAAAATCATTTGGCAAACAAACTACACGAACAATGTAAGTTTGCCTGTATATTTAAACTACTTGTTTAATCGTCTTATGTCTTTAGACCATGAGTATCGTTATGTAAGCACAGAGGCAAGACTAGAGTATATGAAAACTAATGCTCCAAAAGAGATGAGCGAGGCATTTGAACAACTGACAGATGGTGCTTCACAAGCTGATTTTTGGAGAATGTTTGTTCTTAACCATATTGGCGGAACATACATGGATATTGATGCTCATCTTGTATGGCCACTATCTAAAATAATCAAACCTGATGATACAGAGGTCTTCTTACTAACAAAACAGCACTATAGCAACTACTTTATAGCTAGCCAAAAAAATAATCCCGTTTTAGAAAAAAGCCTCAACATTATTGTAGACAACATAGTAAATAAAAAGTTGGGAAGCGGTGTTTATGACTTGACAGGTCCAAGTGTATTAAATATTGCCATTTCAGACAAGAAAGTTAATCACAGATTTTACCGAATAACTTGTGTTCAAGGTAGTTTTACAAATGAGTATTTTCAGTACATTGATAAACCAAGAGGCAAGTGGACTCATGCAAAAAAAGAAGATCTAATAAAAGGCTAA
- a CDS encoding glycosyltransferase family 2 protein, with amino-acid sequence MQKNITATIITLNEKKHISGVILNVQKICNEVIVVDSFSSDETCEIARELGAKVIEQKYLGDGGQKAFCEQYATNEWILSIDADERLEDEAIEYLRNFDFENGEYEAYSFRRKSFIGKKFIKQWYPDRVVRLYKNSTCGYNAKGEHGAVICKSYKDLDIDMLHYSFENFGVLVSKADRFAVNLAKVRFNEGKRASWYDPFLHGMGAFLKGLILKGGIFGGIHEWHVAFASAYNSYMKYVVMLEMAENEK; translated from the coding sequence ATGCAAAAAAATATTACAGCCACGATTATAACATTAAATGAGAAAAAACACATCAGCGGGGTTATTTTAAACGTTCAAAAAATTTGCAACGAGGTTATAGTTGTTGATTCTTTCAGCAGTGACGAGACATGTGAAATAGCAAGGGAGTTGGGTGCGAAGGTAATAGAACAGAAGTATCTTGGTGACGGCGGTCAAAAAGCTTTTTGTGAGCAATATGCAACAAATGAGTGGATATTGAGTATAGATGCGGACGAGAGGCTTGAAGATGAAGCTATAGAGTATTTGAGAAATTTTGACTTTGAAAATGGGGAGTACGAAGCATACTCGTTTCGTCGCAAAAGTTTTATAGGCAAAAAATTTATTAAGCAATGGTACCCAGATCGCGTAGTAAGGCTTTATAAAAACTCTACATGTGGATATAACGCCAAGGGTGAGCATGGTGCCGTAATATGTAAAAGCTATAAAGATTTAGACATAGATATGCTTCACTACTCTTTTGAAAATTTCGGTGTCTTAGTTAGTAAAGCCGACAGGTTTGCTGTAAATTTGGCAAAAGTACGCTTTAACGAAGGAAAGAGAGCCTCTTGGTATGATCCTTTTTTGCATGGAATGGGTGCATTTTTGAAAGGTTTGATTTTAAAAGGTGGAATCTTTGGTGGCATTCATGAATGGCATGTTGCTTTTGCATCTGCTTATAACAGTTATATGAAGTATGTGGTGATGTTGGAGATGGCTGAGAATGAGAAATAA
- a CDS encoding NAD-dependent epimerase/dehydratase family protein — MKKKILVTGGAGFVGSHLCERLAQDKNNDVYSLDNYFTGSKENHVNNVTYIEGLTADIEKLIEFAPDMVYHLGEYSRVEQSFDDIEKVWKFNKDGIFAVLEFVRKHGCKILYAGSSTKFGDGGLGRSASPYAWTKATNTELVQNYGAWFNVPYAITYFYNVYGSREIQTGKYATLIALFKEKMKNNEPLTIVSPGAQKRNFTHIDDIINGLILVGENGYGDEFGIGSPEAYSIKEIAQMYGGEIQMLPERKGNRMTADVISAKTEALGWKPTKSIIDYIEKMRANNWK, encoded by the coding sequence ATGAAAAAAAAGATACTAGTTACAGGTGGAGCAGGATTTGTTGGAAGCCACCTATGTGAAAGATTAGCGCAAGATAAAAACAATGATGTTTACTCTTTGGACAACTACTTTACAGGCTCAAAAGAGAATCATGTTAATAATGTAACTTACATAGAAGGTCTGACTGCCGACATAGAAAAGCTCATAGAGTTCGCTCCGGACATGGTTTACCATCTTGGTGAATACAGCAGAGTTGAGCAGAGCTTTGATGATATAGAAAAAGTTTGGAAATTCAACAAAGACGGTATTTTTGCAGTTCTAGAGTTTGTCAGAAAGCATGGGTGTAAAATACTTTATGCAGGGAGCAGTACAAAATTTGGTGATGGCGGACTAGGGAGAAGCGCATCGCCTTACGCTTGGACAAAAGCTACAAACACCGAACTTGTACAAAATTACGGAGCTTGGTTTAATGTACCTTATGCAATAACGTACTTTTACAATGTATATGGTTCAAGAGAGATTCAAACCGGAAAATATGCCACCCTTATTGCTTTATTTAAAGAGAAAATGAAAAACAACGAGCCTCTGACCATAGTTAGCCCAGGCGCTCAAAAGAGAAATTTCACCCATATTGATGACATAATCAATGGATTGATTTTAGTCGGTGAAAATGGTTATGGAGATGAGTTTGGAATAGGAAGTCCGGAAGCCTACAGCATAAAAGAGATTGCTCAAATGTATGGCGGTGAGATACAGATGCTTCCGGAGAGAAAAGGCAACAGAATGACAGCTGACGTGATAAGTGCTAAAACAGAGGCTCTAGGGTGGAAACCAACCAAAAGCATTATAGATTACATTGAAAAGATGAGAGCCAATAATTGGAAATAA
- a CDS encoding acyltransferase, giving the protein MKAMMKKIKNIIKFYLKIDKYGKIKNTNKNLKIGKNVAIGPLNQVSFGSNVYISSNVNISTSDNNQSTITIGDDVMIAHNVLIIGGNHNIARTDIPMRLQGVGKQGHIVINNDVWIGAGSIILTGVTIGQGSVIGAGSIVTKDIPDYSIAAGNPAVVVKSRK; this is encoded by the coding sequence ATGAAAGCAATGATGAAAAAAATTAAAAATATAATTAAATTTTATTTAAAAATTGATAAGTATGGAAAAATTAAAAACACAAATAAAAATTTAAAAATTGGAAAGAATGTAGCAATCGGACCACTTAATCAGGTTAGCTTTGGCAGCAATGTGTATATTTCGAGTAATGTAAATATTAGCACTTCTGATAACAATCAAAGTACTATTACTATAGGAGATGACGTTATGATTGCTCACAATGTATTAATTATCGGCGGTAATCATAACATAGCTAGAACTGATATTCCAATGCGTCTGCAAGGTGTTGGAAAGCAGGGGCATATAGTAATAAATAATGATGTATGGATTGGTGCAGGTTCAATAATTTTAACAGGTGTTACAATTGGACAGGGAAGTGTGATTGGTGCAGGAAGCATAGTAACAAAAGACATCCCTGATTATAGTATAGCAGCCGGAAATCCAGCTGTTGTAGTAAAAAGCAGAAAATAA
- a CDS encoding O-antigen ligase family protein has protein sequence MIEAVINKRKENYFISYIYLYIFLMPWNFLNGQMGGLSVILLIWWLIIAKNRGFFSKLKAIFYFKPLLMILLFFAYSYFSLLWTDNFEDAKKALTYYKYYWIIVPVLFTALNAEQARNGLHIFVISLGIYAIFSILIHLDLIHIIDHTTNPTGVKNPRGILAYAITTPLMAIGFLSSVFIAYYNKLKIIKTVFLIIAVLCLIGIFINNGRAGQLSFFITIGVLLILYRKHLTNPKILFSFIIVIFASWYMLVSFNKLARFQTGINDLKNLEKTNFSGSWGARLYVWYAAADILKKNPIFGVGVGDHIDEFVKYTKTHPSKGAWVRTFHNQHLDILARYGIVGYLLLLGSVISLLYALKTQALYFSLGTVFFSITYFDGFGDIILLMKPYNNIFMLMFILLSVIASTKIALKNKKI, from the coding sequence ATGATAGAAGCAGTGATAAATAAAAGAAAAGAAAATTATTTTATAAGCTATATCTATCTATATATCTTTTTAATGCCTTGGAATTTTTTAAATGGTCAAATGGGTGGACTAAGTGTTATTTTATTGATTTGGTGGCTAATAATTGCTAAGAACAGAGGTTTTTTTTCAAAACTAAAAGCAATATTTTATTTTAAACCGCTATTAATGATACTTTTATTTTTTGCCTACTCATATTTCTCCCTGCTCTGGACAGACAATTTTGAAGATGCAAAAAAAGCTTTAACATATTATAAGTACTATTGGATTATAGTGCCGGTTCTTTTTACTGCACTAAATGCAGAGCAGGCTAGAAATGGGTTACACATATTTGTTATTAGCTTAGGTATTTATGCTATCTTTTCAATTTTGATTCATCTTGATCTTATTCATATAATTGATCATACGACAAACCCTACAGGGGTTAAGAATCCAAGAGGAATATTGGCTTATGCTATTACAACCCCATTGATGGCTATCGGTTTTTTATCTTCTGTATTTATAGCTTACTATAATAAATTAAAAATTATAAAAACTGTTTTTTTAATAATCGCAGTTTTGTGCTTGATAGGAATTTTTATAAACAATGGAAGAGCAGGACAACTCTCATTTTTTATAACTATAGGAGTTTTGTTAATTCTATATAGAAAACACCTTACTAATCCAAAAATACTCTTTAGTTTTATTATTGTTATTTTTGCGAGTTGGTACATGCTTGTTTCATTCAATAAACTGGCCCGATTTCAAACTGGAATTAATGATTTAAAAAACTTGGAAAAAACAAACTTTTCCGGAAGCTGGGGAGCCAGACTATACGTATGGTATGCAGCAGCTGACATATTAAAGAAAAATCCGATTTTTGGTGTTGGGGTTGGTGACCATATTGATGAATTTGTAAAATATACAAAAACTCATCCAAGTAAAGGGGCTTGGGTTAGGACATTTCACAACCAGCACCTTGATATATTAGCGAGATATGGAATTGTCGGGTACCTATTGTTGCTGGGCAGTGTTATATCTCTTTTGTATGCCTTAAAAACTCAAGCATTATATTTTTCACTTGGCACTGTGTTTTTTTCAATTACATATTTTGACGGATTTGGTGACATAATCTTATTAATGAAACCTTATAACAATATCTTTATGCTTATGTTTATTTTATTATCCGTTATTGCTTCAACAAAGATTGCTTTAAAAAACAAAAAAATATAA
- a CDS encoding glycosyltransferase family 4 protein produces the protein MEITKQPTAVICLSPYRGGMELDAISFAKKLVPHMKTIIVVKENSFMHEKLKDEDNIAFETISFRSNLGFSLITKSRKIIKEHGIKNVVFFGASELKSLYFAFLGLDINLLIRHSTTKSTPKKDWFHKLIYSDVNYHISTSKHLEKNVDHIIPFGKNTKSQMIYSSFKFNESKHIPHNGINILHTGRIADAKGQTDAISACKVLINNQIDFKLYIVGGYDEEYKEKFLKFYKDIEYKDKVEFIGFTNNVEEYLHQADIFLFPSYGEGLSLSFREALANNLICFAYENTSFPELKELGLKFHLCKNRDIEDLSSQLLSTCRNIEKEKEVTKDNNNIIKEVFSEEKEIKKYLEILK, from the coding sequence TTGGAAATAACTAAACAACCTACAGCTGTTATTTGCCTCTCTCCATATCGCGGAGGAATGGAGCTAGATGCTATCTCTTTTGCTAAAAAACTAGTTCCACATATGAAAACAATTATAGTTGTTAAAGAGAATAGTTTTATGCATGAGAAACTAAAAGATGAAGATAATATTGCATTTGAAACTATCTCTTTTAGAAGCAACCTAGGCTTTAGTCTTATAACAAAAAGTAGAAAAATCATTAAAGAACATGGGATTAAAAATGTTGTCTTTTTTGGTGCAAGTGAACTAAAATCTCTCTACTTTGCATTTTTAGGACTTGATATAAACCTGTTAATCAGACATAGCACAACAAAATCAACACCCAAAAAAGATTGGTTTCATAAACTTATCTACAGCGATGTAAACTATCATATATCAACCTCTAAGCACTTAGAAAAAAATGTAGACCATATCATTCCATTTGGTAAAAACACTAAATCTCAAATGATATATTCATCATTTAAATTCAATGAATCTAAACATATCCCCCACAATGGAATAAACATTCTCCACACGGGAAGAATTGCTGATGCAAAAGGTCAAACTGATGCAATCAGTGCATGTAAAGTGCTTATTAACAACCAAATAGATTTTAAACTGTATATAGTCGGCGGTTATGATGAGGAATATAAAGAAAAATTTTTAAAATTCTATAAAGATATAGAATATAAGGATAAAGTGGAGTTTATTGGATTTACAAATAATGTTGAAGAGTATCTTCATCAGGCTGATATCTTTCTTTTTCCTAGTTACGGTGAGGGGCTAAGTTTGTCTTTTAGAGAAGCTTTGGCAAATAATCTTATCTGTTTTGCATATGAAAACACTTCATTTCCAGAGCTTAAAGAGTTGGGACTAAAGTTTCATCTGTGCAAAAACAGAGATATAGAAGATTTAAGTTCACAGCTATTATCTACATGTAGAAATATAGAAAAAGAAAAAGAAGTAACAAAAGACAACAACAATATTATAAAAGAAGTATTCTCTGAAGAAAAAGAGATAAAAAAATATTTAGAAATTTTGAAGTAA
- a CDS encoding NAD-dependent epimerase/dehydratase family protein, with product MTLNIIIGKNSNLSKHLQKNLHNTLLISSLNLEVFNDISFKDYEKINIIFNQFQIATKLYILDNPLEYINRSITTTATILEYIKLNAISINKIIYTSSSSVYGNNTSCSEDDETYPLSLHASLKIANEKLIEKFAQDNNIDYTIARVFNMYGENDNFSVISKIINTYKQNKTLTLVNNGEAIRDFIHIDDIVHSYKKILQIKSMPIINIGTGQGKSILYILDYLRKHNIELNTKNIEKNELMVSISKNKILLNIVGSYSFKKVEKYIFEKIKFENGIS from the coding sequence ATGACACTTAATATAATCATTGGAAAAAATAGTAATCTATCTAAACATTTGCAAAAAAATTTACACAACACACTGCTAATATCTTCTTTAAATCTTGAAGTTTTCAACGATATTTCTTTTAAAGATTATGAAAAAATAAACATTATATTTAATCAATTCCAAATAGCAACTAAACTATATATTTTGGATAATCCGCTTGAGTATATCAACAGAAGTATAACAACTACAGCTACAATTTTAGAATACATAAAATTAAACGCAATTTCTATTAATAAAATAATTTATACAAGTAGCAGCTCCGTTTACGGCAACAATACATCTTGCTCTGAAGATGATGAGACTTACCCGCTAAGCTTGCACGCTTCGCTAAAAATAGCCAATGAAAAGCTGATTGAAAAGTTTGCACAAGACAACAATATTGACTATACAATCGCAAGAGTTTTTAACATGTATGGAGAAAATGACAACTTCTCGGTTATTTCAAAAATAATAAATACTTACAAACAAAATAAAACCTTAACTCTTGTAAATAATGGTGAGGCTATAAGAGATTTTATTCATATTGACGATATTGTGCATAGCTATAAAAAGATATTACAAATAAAATCTATGCCAATAATAAATATAGGAACAGGTCAGGGTAAGTCAATCTTATATATACTTGATTATTTGCGAAAACACAATATTGAGCTTAATACTAAAAATATTGAAAAAAATGAGTTAATGGTTTCTATATCCAAAAATAAAATATTATTAAATATAGTCGGAAGCTACTCTTTTAAAAAAGTAGAAAAATATATTTTTGAAAAAATCAAATTTGAAAATGGAATTAGTTAA
- a CDS encoding glycosyltransferase family 9 protein, with the protein MRLNFRRGSAFANKKAKKYLKNKKPEDIKSVAVIRHAAIGDFVVMRPFLIELKVFFPNAKITLSVDRNAMYGMPKDLVDEVHIIDKVFVDNKSKKTGMFSRLKQIRELPKQDILFDLTDSSLTLLMAIFAKVDIKVGYSYRAFRRLFYDLSVLRSDFVLESQSMLHQLNILGANTKHYPLEYGLTKESRDIKNPYIIYFAGASIQARCWGEENFVMLIEKMRNKYSDYQHIVLKGIKEDEQFDDIYAPFADYENVVHQNTLPLEGIYDYLAKSSLVIVGDTGIRNMAIASNTPTLGLMWAMGISPLRYLPKVKEHQVVFNSDYLKPSVDEVLNSTIQLMDGLYESNDEKN; encoded by the coding sequence ATGAGATTAAATTTTAGACGAGGCAGTGCATTTGCTAATAAAAAAGCAAAAAAATATTTAAAGAACAAGAAACCTGAAGATATAAAAAGTGTTGCGGTTATTAGACATGCCGCCATTGGAGACTTTGTTGTAATGCGACCTTTTTTGATTGAGCTAAAAGTATTTTTTCCAAATGCAAAAATAACATTAAGTGTAGATAGAAATGCTATGTATGGTATGCCAAAAGATTTGGTTGATGAAGTTCATATTATAGATAAAGTCTTTGTTGATAATAAATCAAAAAAGACAGGAATGTTTTCAAGATTAAAGCAGATAAGAGAACTTCCAAAACAAGATATCTTGTTTGATTTGACTGATAGTTCGCTGACTTTACTAATGGCAATATTTGCAAAAGTTGATATTAAAGTAGGATATTCATACAGAGCATTTAGAAGGTTGTTTTACGATTTATCAGTATTAAGAAGCGATTTTGTATTAGAATCACAAAGTATGCTACATCAGCTAAATATATTGGGTGCCAACACAAAACATTATCCACTGGAATATGGATTGACAAAAGAATCTAGAGATATAAAAAATCCATACATTATCTATTTTGCCGGTGCTTCAATACAAGCAAGATGTTGGGGTGAAGAAAACTTTGTAATGCTAATAGAGAAAATGAGAAACAAATACTCAGATTATCAACATATAGTTTTAAAAGGGATTAAAGAAGATGAGCAGTTTGATGATATATATGCACCCTTTGCAGATTATGAGAATGTAGTTCATCAAAATACTTTGCCTTTGGAAGGTATATATGATTATTTAGCCAAATCGTCTTTAGTCATAGTTGGTGATACAGGAATTAGGAATATGGCAATTGCATCCAATACTCCTACTTTGGGCTTAATGTGGGCTATGGGGATTTCACCGCTTAGATATCTGCCAAAGGTTAAAGAACATCAAGTTGTTTTTAATTCGGATTACTTAAAACCATCAGTTGATGAAGTTTTAAATTCAACAATTCAACTTATGGATGGTTTGTATGAAAGCAATGATGAAAAAAATTAA